The proteins below come from a single Octopus sinensis linkage group LG10, ASM634580v1, whole genome shotgun sequence genomic window:
- the LOC115216823 gene encoding zinc finger protein 665-like, giving the protein MEEINRIDTSNTTVFTNVDSVTQTYSGGKRLCGKTFSKQRNISEYRCQICRKIFSSENEVITHREIHNKEKRYYCEVCGKNFVSNKKLTIHKRIHTGEKPYHCKICGKSFSVNSNLIVHKRIHSGKKPYHCEICGKSFIQNSHLVVHKSIHTGEKPYYCEICGKSFASNSNVRKHIRLHTGEKSFQCEICGKSFIENYPLVLHKRSHTGEKPFHCEICGKSFIENYHLLIHKRNHTGENPFYCEICGKSFAHNSGLVIHKRSHTGEKPFHCEICGKSFSVNSSLVVHKRRHTGEKPYCCEVCSKSFITHTLLKTHQQIHTGKNMFHCEICGKTFLHNANFIRHKIIHSGEKPYHCETCGKSFIQNSDLTKHKRTHTGEKPFHCEICLKSFAVKSNLVVHKAIHSGEKPFHCEICAKSFSDNSTLKRHKNIHTKKKPFE; this is encoded by the coding sequence ATGGAGGAGATTAATCGCATAGACACTTCTAACACAACTGTTTTTACGAATGTAGATTCAGTTACACAGACTTACAGTGGTGGGAAACGTTTATGTGGCAAAACATTTtctaaacaaagaaatatttctgaatatCGTTGTCAGATTTGTAGGAAAATATTCTCTTCAGAAAACGAAGTcatcacacacagagaaatacataatAAAGAAAAACGTTATTATTGTGAAGTATGTGGGAAAAATTTTGTCTCtaacaaaaaattaacaatacacaaacgtattcatactggagagaaaccttatcactgtaaaatatgtggaaaatcattctctgttaATTCCAATCTAATAGTTCATAAAAGGATACACTCTGGGAAAAAACCctatcattgtgaaatctgtgggaaatCCTTCATTCAGAATTCTCATCTTGTAGTTCACAAGTCgatacatacaggagaaaaaccttaTTACTGTGAAATTTGTGGCAAGTCTTTTGCCTCTAACAGTAATGTAAGAAAACACATAAGATTGCACACTGGTGAAAAATCGTTTCAGTGTGAAATATGTGGGAAATCTTTCATTGAGAATTATCCGCTTGTTCTCCATAAACGTagtcacactggagaaaaacccTTCCACTGTGAAATATGTGGCAAATCTTTCATTGAGAATTATCACCTTCTTATCCATAAACGCAATCACACAGGGGAAAACCCCTTCTACTGTGAAATATGTGGCAAATCTTTCGCTCATAATTCAGGTCTTGTTATTCACAAGCGTagtcacactggagaaaaacccttccattgtgaaatttgtgggaaatcattctctgttaATTCTAGTCTTGTGGTTCACAAACGGagacatactggagaaaaaccttaTTGCTGTGAAGTATGTTCGAAATCTTTTATCACACACACTCTATTAAAAACACACCAGCAAATACATACTGGAAAAAACATGTTTCATTGTGAAATATGTGGGAAAACTTTTCTCCATAATGCTAATTTCATCAGACACAAAATAATTCACTCTGGAgaaaaaccttatcattgtgagacGTGTGGGAAATCTTTTATCCAGAATAGTGACTTAACCAAacacaaacgaacacatactggggaaaaaccgttccactgtgaaatatgtttgAAATCATTTGCTGTTAAATCTAATCTTGTGGTTCACAAAGCAATACACTCTGGAGAAAAACCCTTCCACTGTGAAATATGTGCaaaatcattctctgataattCTACTCTcaaaagacacaaaaacatacacaccaaAAAGAAGCCTTTTGAATGA